The following proteins are encoded in a genomic region of Apteryx mantelli isolate bAptMan1 chromosome 37, bAptMan1.hap1, whole genome shotgun sequence:
- the TTC9C gene encoding tetratricopeptide repeat protein 9C has protein sequence MAAAAQLEPLEQRLRQAQRYKEEGNGCYQAGRPREAAGRYHRALLQLRGLEPRLPPPLQALGTWPQPPTTPQQEATLRRIQTDCYNNLAACLLRMEPVNYERVKEYSLKVLEQQPRNAKALYRAGVAAYHLCDYEQAQRCLAQAAQLQPRDTSVKHYLELAESQLSAYWQKEKQLYAGMFK, from the exons ATGGCCGCAGCGGCGCAG CTAGAGCCGCTGGAGCAGCGCCTGCGGCAGGCTCAGCGCTACAAGGAGGAGGGCAACGGCTGCTACCAGGCAGGGCGGCCGCGGGAGGCCGCCGGGCGCTACCACCGGGCACTGCTGCAGCTCCGTGGGCTGGAGCCCCGGCTGCCGCCACCGCTGCAGGCGCTGGGCACCTGGCCCCAGCCCCCTACGACGCCCCAGCAAGAGGCCACGCTGCGCCGCATCCAGACAGACTGCTACAACAACCTGGCGG CCTGCCTGCTGCGCATGGAGCCGGTCAACTACGAGCGGGTGAAGGAGTACAGCCTGaaggtgctggagcagcagccCCGCAACGCCAAGGCCCTGTACCGCGCTGGCGTGGCCGCCTACCACCTGTGCGACTATGAGCAGGCGCAGCGTTGCCTGGCCCAGGCGGCACAGCTGCAGCCGCGAG ACACCAGCGTGAAGCACTACCTGGAGCTGGCGGAGTCACAGCTGAGTGCTTACTGGCAGAAGGAGAAGCAGCTCTACGCTGGCATGTTCAAGTAG
- the LOC136995092 gene encoding uncharacterized protein isoform X2, whose translation MLLLVKDRAELGSGVAGAAEDGPRELPLGKLHWSRSEDPLGDPAKLEPPPPGGMETVAPGTTTVVDTDSRPSSGFYEMGSLSDSCPSVRSEGPGSPSRSRPCSADEAAVHLLHLRCPAGTPRPVSTGDLESIWSLGDACLQQPPYERDLVSRSTSEIYRYPSPLHAVALQSPLFTGPPRRERPAPLPATLPASAPRCTPALSAEQCRARLDRYISALVLRYKCRAASSCPEPGHLVGQQKSRSLSSVCSSPLGAGPPAGWKIRRRISTCSHLRSVEYAEGARDTAGLEIPGGHSSAASSMGSVQSGELMVELLEPLLLEGPARVLGLPAPPWGGDGTDRERLYHGKHISRELVKASEGAEKSWLGPWGLLRRITLCRQPGEQGTCCSSGVNVCAVAPGPQAPGRHKWLSVLEISGRREGTEPCPAPLGHHLAFSMDSCFPGEADAGCRLLGRALPPRGAATPGPGISRLRRARSFKELKRMVSRPFRPLKSKH comes from the exons ATGCTGCTGCTGGTGAAAGACAGAGCGGAGCTGGGTTCGGGGGTTGCGGGGGCGGCCGAG GACGGACCCCGGGAGCTGCCCCTGGGGAAGCTGCACTGGAGCCGCTCTGAGGACCCGCTGGGGGACCCTGCGAAGCTggagccgccgccccccggggggATGGAGACCGTCGCCCCCGGGACCACTACTGTGGTGGACACTGACTCCCGGCCCAGCTCAG GCTTCTACGAGATGGGCTCTCTGTCGGACTCGTGCCCCTCAGTGCGCAGCGAGGGCCCTGGCTCGCCATCCCGCTCCCGCCCATGCTCGGCCGATGAGGCTGCTGTGCACCTCCTCCACCTGCGGTGCCCGGCGGGCACCCCGCGCCCCGTCTCCACCG GGGACCTGGAGTCCATCTGGAGCCTGGGAGACGCCTGCCTACAGCAGCCACCCTACGAGCGCGACCTGGTGTCCCGCAGCACCAGTGAGATCTACCGCTACCCCAGCCCGCTGCACGCTgtggccctgcagagccccctcTTCACTGGCCCGCCCCGCCGTGAGCggccagccccgctgccggccACCCTGCCCGCCAGCGCTCCCCGGTGCACCCCCGCACTCTCAGCGGAGCAGTGTCGGGCCCGGCTGGACCGCTACATCTCAGCGCTGGTGCTGCGGTACAAGTGCcgtgcagccagcagctgccccgAGCCCGGGCACCTCGTGGGCCAGCAGAAGAGCCGGTCGCTCTCCTCTGTCTGCAGCTCCCCGCTGGGTGCGGGGCCACCGGCAGGCTGGAAGATCCGCAGgcgcatctccacctgctcccaCCTCCGCTCCGTGGAGTATGCCGAGGGTGCACGTGACACTGCCGGGCTGGAGATCCCGGGCGGGCACAGCTCCGCTGCCTCCTCCATGGGCTCCGTCCAGTCCGGGGAGCTCATGGTGGAGCTCCTGGAGCCGCTCTTGCTGGAGGGGCCGGCCAGGGTGCTGGGGCTCCCAGCTCCCCCCTGGGGAGGGGATGGCACTGACCGCGAGAGGCTCTACCACGGGAAGCACATTTCCCGGGAGCTGGTGAAGGCGTCGGAGGGTGCAGAGAAGAGCTGGCTTGGTCCCTGGGGGCTCCTGCGCCGGATCACCCTCTGCCGCCAGCCTGGCGAGCAGGGCACCTGTTGCAGCTCGGGGGTGAACGTCTGTGCAGTGGCGCCGGGCCCCCAGGCCCCCGGGCGGCACAAATGGCTCTCAGTGCTGGAGATCTCTGGCCGGCGGGAGGGTAccgagccctgccctgccccgctcgGCCACCACCTTGCCTTCTCCATGGACTCCTGCTTCCCTGGCGAGGCGGATGCCGGGTGCCGGCTCctcggccgtgccctcccgccacGCGGTGCGGCCACACCAGGCCCCGGCATCTCCCGGCTGCGCCGGGCCCGCTCCTTCAAGGAGCTGAAGCGGATGGTGAGCCGCCCCTTCCGGCCCCTAAAGAGCAAGCATTAA
- the HNRNPUL2 gene encoding heterogeneous nuclear ribonucleoprotein U-like protein 2 gives MDVKRLKVTELRAELGRRGLDSRGLKVELAQRLQEALDAEMLAAGPEEGGAAGPGACAGEAGPAGGPAAHHHHPGGGDDEEEEEEEEEEEEEEEEEEDEEALLADEEEAAAAAAGAAAAAAPDEAEAAQSGPPEEEEEEEEEAAAAAVAAEQPQPQEQPEAEPEPEPEGPEGSGVNGAERPQEEGPSGDEAAAAEAKEEGAQAADEDDKSKPAGSDGERRGVKRQRDEKDEHGRAYYEFREEAYNSRSKSPPPPEEEPREGEDDETVVILDTYTSDLHFKASKDRYGGQPLFFEKFPSLWSGARSTHGVTKGRVCFEAKVTQYLPMKEGSTEVPLFRVGWSVDFSHSQLGEDEFSYGYDGRGLKAENGQFEEFGQPFGENDVIGCFANFENEELVELSFSKNGEDVGLAFQISKESLADRALLPHVLCKNCVVELNFGQKEEPFFPVPEDYMFIHAVPVEDRVRTPLPPKTTEECEVLLMVGLPGSGKTQWAQKHTEENREKRYNILGTETVLHQMRTKGPEVEEMDAKSRDLLIQQAAQCLSKLVQIAPRAKRNFILDQCNVYNSGQRRKLLAFKGFSRKVVVIVPNEEDWKKRLELRKEAEGEDVPESVMLEMKANYSLPEKNDYLDEVIYGELTKEEAQPLVTKYKEEARKLLPPSEKRANRRNNRNKRNRQNRNRGQGYVGGQRRGYDNRVYGQQQYWGQPGNRGGYRNFYDRYRGDYDRFYGRDYEYNRYRDYYRQYNREWQNYYQDRDRYYRNYYGYQGYR, from the exons ATGGACGTGAAGCGGCTGAAGGTGACCGAGCTGCGGGCCGAGCTGGGCCGCCGCGGCCTGGATTCGCGCGGCCTCAAGGTGGAGCTGGCGCAGCGGCTGCAGGAGGCCCTGGACGCCGAGATGCTGGCGGCCGGGCCTGAGgaaggcggcgcggccgggcctggGGCCTGCGCCGGCGAAGCGGGCCcggccggcggccccgccgcgcaccaccaccaccccggcggcggcgacgatgaagaggaggaggaggaggaggaagaagaggaggaggaggaggaggaggaagaggacgaGGAAGCGCTGCTGGCTGACGAggaggaggcggccgcggcggcggcgggagcggcggcggcggcggcccccgacGAGGCGGAGGCGGCCCAGTCCGGCCccccagaggaggaggaagaggaggaggaggaggcggcggcggcggccgtggcggcggagcagccgcagccccaggagcagcccgaggcggagcccgagcccgagcccgaagGCCCCGAGGGCAGCGGCGTGAACGGCGCCGAGAGGCCGCAGGAGGAAGGGCCCAGCGGCGACGAGGCCGCggccgcagaggccaaggaggaAGGCGCGCAGGCCG CGGATGAAGATGACAAGTCAAAACCAGCAGGCTCTGACGGAGAGCGAAGAGGAGTTAAGAGACAACGCGATGAAAAAGATGAGCATGGACGTGCTTATTATGAATTCCGAGAGGAGGCTTACAACAGTCG GTCCAAGTCTCCCCCACCGCCAGAAGAAGAACCGAGAGAAGGAGAAGATGATGAAACTGTTGTCATCCTGGACACAT ATACTTCTGACCTCCACTTTAAAGCCAGCAAAGATCGCTACGGGGGACAGCCTCTCTTCTTTGAGAAATTCCCTTCCCTTTGGTCTGGAGCAAGGAGCACTCATGGAGTGACCAAGGGGAGAGTCTGCTTCGAGGCGAAG GTGACGCAGTACCTCCCCATGAAGGAGGGCAGTACAGAGGTCCCCCTCTTTCGCGTTGGATGGTCTGTGGACTTCTCTCACTCACAGCTGG GGGAGGATGAGTTTTCTTATGGCTACGATGGACGAGGCCTGAAGGCCGAAAATGGGCAGTTTGAGGAGTTTGGCCAACCCTTTGGGGAGAATGATGTGAttggctgctttgct AACTTCGAGAACGAAGAGCTGGTGGAGCTGTCCTTCTCCAAGAACGGGGAAGATGTGGGGTTGGCCTTTCAGATCAGCAAGGAATCCCTTGCTGACAGAGCCCTCCTGCCCCATGTGCTGTGCAAAAACTGCGTGGTCGAACTGAACTTCGGTCAGAAGGAAGAGCCCTTCTTCCCCGTTCCTGAGGATTACATGTTCATTCACGCTGTCCCAGTCGAGGACCGAGTGCGCACCCCGCTTCCCCCCAAAACGACAGAGGAGTGCGAG GTGTTGCTGATGGTTGGGCTGCCGGGGTCAGGGAAGACCCAGTGGGCACAAAAACACACTGAGGAGAACCGAGAGAAGCGATACAACATCTTGGGAACAGAGACTGTTCTACACCAAATGAGA ACGAAAGGCCCAGAGGTTGAAGAGATGGATGCCAAGAGCAGAGACCTGTTAATCCAGCAAGCTGCTCAGTGCCTTAGCAAGCTGGTTCAGATTGCTCccagagccaaaagaaacttcattCTTGACCAG tGTAACGTGTACAACTCTGGGCAGCGACGGAAGCTGCTTGCCTTCAAAGGTTTCTCCCGCAAGGTGGTTGTGATTGTTCCCAACGAAGAAGACTGGAAGAAGAGGCTGGAGCTGAGGAAAGAGGCTGAAGGGGAGGATGTCCCTGAGTCAGTGATGCTGGAAATGAAAG CTAACTACTCTCTGCCAGAGAAGAACGACTACTTAGACGAAGTCATCTATGGAGAGCTCACAAAGGAGGAGGCCCAGCCTCTGGTCACCAAATACAAGGAGGAGGCCAGAAAACTGCTCCCCCCTTCTGAGAAACGGGCAAACCGTCGCAATAACCGCAACAAGCGTAACCGCCAGAACCGCAACCGTGGCCAGGGCTATG ttggTGGGCAGCGTCGAGGTTACGACAATCGAGTCTACGGACAGCAGCAGTACTGGGGACAGCCTGGAAATCGAGGA GGCTACCGCAACTTCTATGACCGATACAGAGGGGACTACGACAGATTCTACGGACGTGACTATGAGTACAACAGATACCGAGATTACTACAGGCAGTACAACCGGGAG TGGCAGAACTACTACCAAGACAGAGACCGATACTACAGGAACTACTATGGATACCAAGGGTACCGGTGA
- the LOC136995092 gene encoding dapper homolog 2-like isoform X1, producing MSWCGGPERGRLGERLRAGLAGLRELELLWAVQRGAVHGALGQLDGPRELPLGKLHWSRSEDPLGDPAKLEPPPPGGMETVAPGTTTVVDTDSRPSSGFYEMGSLSDSCPSVRSEGPGSPSRSRPCSADEAAVHLLHLRCPAGTPRPVSTGDLESIWSLGDACLQQPPYERDLVSRSTSEIYRYPSPLHAVALQSPLFTGPPRRERPAPLPATLPASAPRCTPALSAEQCRARLDRYISALVLRYKCRAASSCPEPGHLVGQQKSRSLSSVCSSPLGAGPPAGWKIRRRISTCSHLRSVEYAEGARDTAGLEIPGGHSSAASSMGSVQSGELMVELLEPLLLEGPARVLGLPAPPWGGDGTDRERLYHGKHISRELVKASEGAEKSWLGPWGLLRRITLCRQPGEQGTCCSSGVNVCAVAPGPQAPGRHKWLSVLEISGRREGTEPCPAPLGHHLAFSMDSCFPGEADAGCRLLGRALPPRGAATPGPGISRLRRARSFKELKRMVSRPFRPLKSKH from the exons atgtcctggtgcggCGGCCCCGAGCGCGGCCGCCTGGGCGAGCGGCTGCGGGctgggctggcggggctgcgcgagctggagctgctgtgggcgGTGCAGCGCGGCGCGGTGCACGGAGCCCTCGGCCAGCTG GACGGACCCCGGGAGCTGCCCCTGGGGAAGCTGCACTGGAGCCGCTCTGAGGACCCGCTGGGGGACCCTGCGAAGCTggagccgccgccccccggggggATGGAGACCGTCGCCCCCGGGACCACTACTGTGGTGGACACTGACTCCCGGCCCAGCTCAG GCTTCTACGAGATGGGCTCTCTGTCGGACTCGTGCCCCTCAGTGCGCAGCGAGGGCCCTGGCTCGCCATCCCGCTCCCGCCCATGCTCGGCCGATGAGGCTGCTGTGCACCTCCTCCACCTGCGGTGCCCGGCGGGCACCCCGCGCCCCGTCTCCACCG GGGACCTGGAGTCCATCTGGAGCCTGGGAGACGCCTGCCTACAGCAGCCACCCTACGAGCGCGACCTGGTGTCCCGCAGCACCAGTGAGATCTACCGCTACCCCAGCCCGCTGCACGCTgtggccctgcagagccccctcTTCACTGGCCCGCCCCGCCGTGAGCggccagccccgctgccggccACCCTGCCCGCCAGCGCTCCCCGGTGCACCCCCGCACTCTCAGCGGAGCAGTGTCGGGCCCGGCTGGACCGCTACATCTCAGCGCTGGTGCTGCGGTACAAGTGCcgtgcagccagcagctgccccgAGCCCGGGCACCTCGTGGGCCAGCAGAAGAGCCGGTCGCTCTCCTCTGTCTGCAGCTCCCCGCTGGGTGCGGGGCCACCGGCAGGCTGGAAGATCCGCAGgcgcatctccacctgctcccaCCTCCGCTCCGTGGAGTATGCCGAGGGTGCACGTGACACTGCCGGGCTGGAGATCCCGGGCGGGCACAGCTCCGCTGCCTCCTCCATGGGCTCCGTCCAGTCCGGGGAGCTCATGGTGGAGCTCCTGGAGCCGCTCTTGCTGGAGGGGCCGGCCAGGGTGCTGGGGCTCCCAGCTCCCCCCTGGGGAGGGGATGGCACTGACCGCGAGAGGCTCTACCACGGGAAGCACATTTCCCGGGAGCTGGTGAAGGCGTCGGAGGGTGCAGAGAAGAGCTGGCTTGGTCCCTGGGGGCTCCTGCGCCGGATCACCCTCTGCCGCCAGCCTGGCGAGCAGGGCACCTGTTGCAGCTCGGGGGTGAACGTCTGTGCAGTGGCGCCGGGCCCCCAGGCCCCCGGGCGGCACAAATGGCTCTCAGTGCTGGAGATCTCTGGCCGGCGGGAGGGTAccgagccctgccctgccccgctcgGCCACCACCTTGCCTTCTCCATGGACTCCTGCTTCCCTGGCGAGGCGGATGCCGGGTGCCGGCTCctcggccgtgccctcccgccacGCGGTGCGGCCACACCAGGCCCCGGCATCTCCCGGCTGCGCCGGGCCCGCTCCTTCAAGGAGCTGAAGCGGATGGTGAGCCGCCCCTTCCGGCCCCTAAAGAGCAAGCATTAA